The stretch of DNA CAATAAATATGTTGCGGCATATATGTAGTGATTTACGGTGTTTAAATCCAGCTGATTTTAGTAGTAATTTAAACTTAATTGCAATTTTATTTATATTAATTTTGTTATCTTTAAATTTATTTTTGCTTTTTTGAAATAGATATGTACGTCTTGTGTCTTTCCCTTTAGATATAAAATAATCATGATGTACTCTCATAATAGATTTATATTCATTTTCACTAATTACTACTTCTCTGATGCAAATATTACTTCGCTTCTTTGCAACATTTACACGTAAACTATAAAATACCTCATCATTATTGCTTTTTTCTTGTGATATATCAGCAAGTTTGACATTTTGTATCTCTACTCCTCTACAACCAGTTATTGATAATATGTATACGAACCATCCAGAAATTGGGTCTATAGATTGAAGTTTTGTGATGCAGCGTTTTACAAGTTTTATTGTCTTTTCATTTAGATAGAATCTTATAGGAGTGGATTTGGGTTTAGTATTTTTAGTTTTAAGTTTACTTTTAATTAAAGACAATTCTTTGCTTAAATTTTCATTTTCTTTTACTATGTCTTTGAGTGTTTTATTAACTTTGTTAGATAAGTTCAAGTTAGTATCATTCATAAAGTTTACTTATTAACTAATGATTTTAAAAATTATAAAATGGTTAATTAATAGTTTAACAAATACTTATAAGTTTAGTCAATTTTTTGGGCCTTTCATTGTATGTTAAAAATGGC from Borrelia hispanica CRI encodes:
- a CDS encoding site-specific integrase, with protein sequence MNDTNLNLSNKVNKTLKDIVKENENLSKELSLIKSKLKTKNTKPKSTPIRFYLNEKTIKLVKRCITKLQSIDPISGWFVYILSITGCRGVEIQNVKLADISQEKSNNDEVFYSLRVNVAKKRSNICIREVVISENEYKSIMRVHHDYFISKGKDTRRTYLFQKSKNKFKDNKININKIAIKFKLLLKSAGFKHRKSLHICRNIFIASLKSKGYNSFEIKELMKYASTSEIDNVYGLSSASKIQAYKDIKNSLK